The Candidatus Thermoplasmatota archaeon genome has a window encoding:
- a CDS encoding type II toxin-antitoxin system CcdA family antitoxin produces the protein MSTISVRIEAEDLAEARRFGINVSEACRKGLAAELRKARVAENVAKLARVARKPSIPSIEQIRRLRDGRSR, from the coding sequence GTGTCCACGATTTCCGTCCGCATCGAGGCGGAAGACCTGGCTGAGGCGCGCCGTTTCGGGATCAACGTCAGCGAAGCCTGCAGAAAGGGACTCGCCGCTGAACTGCGCAAGGCCCGTGTCGCGGAGAACGTCGCGAAGCTCGCGAGAGTCGCCCGCAAACCCTCCATTCCTTCGATCGAGCAGATCCGGAGGCTTCGTGATGGGCGCTCCCGGTGA
- a CDS encoding type II toxin-antitoxin system VapC family toxin: MGAPGDPIDFVVDASALAKLFLEEIESEAFRAWYVAEVQRGSTFGAPALLGYEMAHLLASNIEAPGAKREAAKWWARRLDEILDGIDLDDNAARHVFPWMPHLSGYDASYLAVATLHKASIVSYDRRMLTEAERQGLRTITP; encoded by the coding sequence ATGGGCGCTCCCGGTGACCCGATTGATTTCGTGGTGGATGCAAGCGCCCTCGCGAAGCTCTTTCTCGAGGAAATCGAAAGCGAAGCATTCCGCGCATGGTACGTCGCGGAAGTCCAGCGCGGGTCGACCTTCGGGGCCCCGGCGCTGCTCGGCTACGAGATGGCGCACCTTCTCGCATCCAATATCGAAGCCCCGGGAGCAAAACGAGAAGCTGCGAAGTGGTGGGCCCGGCGGCTCGACGAGATCTTGGACGGAATCGACCTCGATGACAACGCCGCGCGGCACGTATTCCCCTGGATGCCTCATCTCTCAGGGTATGATGCGAGCTACCTTGCCGTGGCCACGCTTCACAAAGCTTCTATCGTGAGCTATGACCGACGCATGCTCACTGAAGCCGAACGCCAGGGTTTGAGGACGATCACGCCGTAG
- a CDS encoding proteasome assembly chaperone family protein, protein MDEVNVTWFERPQLKEPIFIEGLPGVGNVGKLAADHLIEELGAKKFAEIHSRHFPPQVLVLPDGTVRLVNNELYYYKAENAEQQDLVILIGDYQGLTAEGQYVLVDAILDLVGGLGTKRLYTLGGYGTGKMQEKPRVLGAATDKDLVKEMKKRNVVFRKNEPGGGIVGASGLILGMGKLRGMRGVCLMGETSGYLVDPKSAQSVLEVLSALLKVKVDFSDLESRAEQMDKLAQQLKELENAAEAPSEEDLRYIG, encoded by the coding sequence ATGGACGAAGTCAACGTGACGTGGTTCGAGAGGCCCCAGCTCAAGGAGCCCATCTTCATCGAAGGCCTCCCCGGCGTGGGCAACGTCGGCAAGCTCGCGGCGGACCACCTCATCGAGGAGCTCGGCGCGAAGAAGTTCGCCGAGATCCACTCGCGCCACTTCCCGCCCCAGGTCCTCGTGCTCCCCGACGGCACGGTGCGGCTCGTGAACAACGAGCTGTACTACTACAAGGCCGAGAACGCGGAGCAGCAGGACCTCGTCATCCTCATCGGCGACTACCAGGGCCTCACGGCCGAAGGGCAGTACGTCCTCGTGGACGCCATCCTCGACCTCGTGGGCGGCCTCGGCACGAAGCGCCTCTACACGCTCGGCGGCTACGGCACCGGCAAGATGCAGGAGAAGCCGCGCGTCCTCGGCGCCGCGACCGACAAGGACCTCGTGAAGGAAATGAAGAAGCGGAACGTCGTGTTCCGCAAGAACGAGCCCGGCGGCGGCATCGTCGGCGCGAGCGGCCTCATCCTCGGCATGGGGAAGCTGCGCGGCATGCGCGGCGTGTGCCTCATGGGCGAGACGAGCGGCTACCTCGTCGACCCGAAGAGCGCGCAGAGCGTGCTCGAGGTGCTCTCGGCGCTCCTCAAGGTCAAGGTCGACTTCAGCGACCTCGAATCGCGCGCGGAGCAGATGGACAAGCTCGCGCAGCAGCTCAAGGAGCTGGAGAACGCGGCCGAGGCGCCGAGCGAAGAGGACCTCCGCTACATCGGGTGA
- a CDS encoding RNA-protein complex protein Nop10 has protein sequence MNVIERCPQGHGYTLKATCPTCGAKVVRAGPAKYSPEDPYGAYRRKLKLLDRSEKAR, from the coding sequence GTGAACGTGATCGAGCGGTGCCCGCAGGGCCACGGCTACACGCTCAAGGCGACGTGCCCGACGTGCGGCGCGAAGGTCGTGCGCGCGGGTCCCGCGAAGTATTCTCCGGAGGACCCTTATGGGGCCTACCGGCGCAAGCTGAAGCTCCTCGACCGGAGCGAGAAGGCGAGGTGA
- a CDS encoding translation initiation factor IF-2 subunit alpha, which yields MVKKSKFPEEGELVVGTVKDVKGFGAFVNLDEYPGREGFIHIAEVAAGWVKYVRDHVRENQKVVCKVVQVDQGRGHVDLSLKRVNDHQRREKINEWKNEQKADKLFEIVAQRASVPVEQAWEKYGFSLAEKFGSMYRAFEAAAMNEDMLVEEGFEGPWTTHYMEVARENIAIPFVVIKGFVQLETPNPDGIEDLKAALEKAGESEFEDVEIAIQYVGAPRYRIRVKAPDYKVAEEQLREAADRAIKIIAKRGGKGEFQRGEAEA from the coding sequence ATGGTGAAGAAATCCAAGTTCCCGGAAGAAGGCGAACTCGTCGTCGGCACCGTCAAGGACGTCAAGGGCTTCGGCGCGTTCGTCAACCTCGACGAGTACCCCGGCCGCGAGGGCTTCATCCACATCGCGGAGGTCGCCGCCGGCTGGGTCAAGTACGTGCGCGACCACGTGCGCGAGAACCAGAAGGTCGTGTGCAAGGTCGTGCAGGTCGACCAGGGCCGCGGCCACGTCGACCTCTCGCTCAAGCGCGTCAACGACCACCAGCGCCGCGAGAAGATCAACGAGTGGAAGAACGAGCAGAAGGCCGACAAGCTCTTCGAGATCGTCGCGCAGCGCGCCTCCGTCCCCGTCGAGCAGGCCTGGGAGAAGTACGGCTTCTCGCTCGCCGAGAAGTTCGGCTCCATGTACCGCGCCTTCGAGGCCGCGGCGATGAACGAGGACATGCTCGTGGAAGAGGGCTTCGAAGGCCCCTGGACGACCCATTACATGGAGGTCGCGCGCGAGAACATCGCGATCCCCTTCGTCGTCATCAAGGGCTTCGTGCAGCTCGAGACCCCGAACCCCGACGGCATCGAGGACCTCAAGGCCGCGCTCGAGAAGGCCGGCGAGAGCGAGTTCGAGGACGTCGAGATCGCGATCCAGTACGTCGGCGCGCCCCGCTACCGCATCCGCGTGAAGGCCCCGGACTACAAGGTGGCCGAGGAGCAGCTCCGCGAAGCCGCGGACCGCGCGATCAAGATCATCGCGAAGCGCGGCGGCAAGGGCGAGTTCCAGCGCGGCGAAGCCGAGGCGTGA
- a CDS encoding 30S ribosomal protein S27e, giving the protein MPRQTTSKFVKAKCPDCSNEQVVFNKPAMVVNCLVCGAVLAEPAGGLGKFRAELVGEVQ; this is encoded by the coding sequence ATGCCGCGCCAGACCACCTCCAAGTTCGTCAAGGCCAAGTGCCCGGACTGCTCGAACGAGCAGGTCGTTTTCAACAAGCCCGCGATGGTCGTGAACTGCCTCGTCTGCGGGGCCGTTCTCGCCGAGCCCGCGGGCGGCCTCGGCAAGTTCCGCGCGGAGCTTGTCGGCGAAGTCCAGTAG
- a CDS encoding 50S ribosomal protein L44e, giving the protein MIRPRMIQRYCPSCKKHTEQEVERVKKRKASELKQGQRRFRRVTSGYRGFPRPKPEGREKATRRVALRYRCKACKKANQAPCLRAKKFELKE; this is encoded by the coding sequence ATGATCCGACCCCGCATGATCCAGCGGTACTGCCCGTCGTGCAAGAAGCACACGGAGCAGGAAGTCGAGCGCGTGAAGAAGCGCAAGGCGAGCGAACTGAAGCAGGGCCAGCGGCGTTTCCGCCGCGTCACCTCGGGTTACCGCGGTTTCCCGCGCCCCAAGCCCGAAGGCCGCGAAAAGGCCACGCGCCGCGTCGCGCTCCGCTACCGCTGCAAGGCCTGCAAGAAGGCGAACCAGGCCCCGTGCCTGCGCGCGAAGAAGTTCGAGCTCAAGGAGTGA
- a CDS encoding alpha/beta family hydrolase, with protein MPFTDRRDAGRRLARVLDRFSTEDPLVLGIPRGGVVVARAVADALGAPLDVAVARKLGAPSQRELALGAIAPGDVRVVDERLVSALRVGRDDLEEIVAAERDEMKRRLARYRGENAPPDVRGRVALVVDDGLATGATATAAVRSLRAGGASKVVLAIPVASPEAIARLEREADEVVCLEAPHHFRAVGLWYDDFTQTTDKEVMDALAPPGSEGTRAVSIPAADRVLDGDLAMPSRAKGLVVFAHGSGSGRASARNRAVAERFREAGYATLLFDLLAREEAAVDAVTHHLRFDVPRLADRVVAVVDWCRREPSTSRLPVALYGSSTGAAAALIAAAERPGDVASVVSRGGRPDLAAASLPRVEAPTLFVVGARDDAVLDLNRRALADIPGETALTVIPGAGHLFEEPGTLDRVAEAAVDWLDRRLSPAPARGA; from the coding sequence ATGCCGTTCACCGACCGCCGCGACGCGGGCCGCCGCCTCGCCAGGGTCCTCGACCGGTTCTCCACCGAGGACCCGCTCGTCCTCGGCATCCCGCGCGGCGGCGTCGTGGTGGCGCGCGCGGTGGCGGACGCGCTCGGCGCGCCGCTCGACGTCGCGGTCGCGCGCAAGCTGGGCGCGCCATCGCAGCGCGAGCTTGCCCTCGGCGCGATCGCGCCGGGCGACGTTCGGGTCGTCGACGAGCGCCTCGTCTCGGCCTTGCGGGTGGGCCGCGACGACCTCGAGGAGATCGTGGCCGCGGAGAGGGACGAGATGAAGAGGCGTCTTGCGCGATACCGGGGCGAAAACGCGCCGCCCGACGTCCGCGGCCGCGTCGCGCTCGTCGTGGACGACGGGCTTGCGACCGGCGCGACGGCGACGGCGGCGGTGCGGTCCTTGCGCGCGGGCGGTGCCTCGAAGGTCGTGCTCGCCATCCCCGTCGCCTCGCCGGAAGCGATCGCGCGCCTCGAGCGCGAGGCCGACGAGGTCGTCTGCCTCGAAGCGCCGCACCACTTCCGCGCCGTCGGCCTCTGGTACGACGACTTCACTCAGACGACGGACAAGGAGGTGATGGACGCGCTCGCCCCCCCGGGGTCCGAGGGCACGCGCGCCGTGTCCATCCCCGCAGCCGATCGCGTCCTCGACGGGGACCTCGCGATGCCTTCCCGCGCGAAGGGTCTCGTCGTCTTCGCCCACGGTTCCGGCTCCGGCCGCGCGAGCGCGCGCAACCGGGCCGTCGCCGAGCGCTTCCGCGAAGCGGGTTACGCGACGCTCCTCTTCGACCTTCTCGCGCGCGAGGAGGCCGCCGTCGACGCCGTGACGCATCACCTCCGCTTCGACGTCCCGCGGCTTGCGGACCGCGTCGTCGCGGTCGTCGACTGGTGCCGGCGCGAGCCTTCGACGTCGCGCCTCCCCGTCGCGCTCTACGGCTCGAGCACGGGCGCAGCGGCGGCGCTCATCGCAGCCGCCGAGCGGCCCGGCGACGTCGCCTCCGTCGTGTCGCGCGGCGGCCGACCGGACCTCGCCGCCGCCTCCCTTCCGCGCGTCGAGGCGCCGACGCTTTTCGTCGTCGGGGCGCGCGACGATGCGGTGCTCGACCTCAACCGCCGCGCCCTCGCGGACATCCCGGGCGAAACGGCGTTGACCGTGATCCCGGGCGCGGGCCACCTCTTCGAGGAGCCCGGGACGCTCGACCGCGTCGCCGAGGCCGCCGTCGACTGGCTCGACCGACGCCTCTCCCCGGCGCCCGCGCGCGGCGCTTGA
- a CDS encoding solute carrier family 23 protein produces MADADLVYAPDEKPRSAFDWGLYSLQWVVTMFYAVVWGYAIVGLGLGFEGAEFSAYMSAIVLTIGVGTLAQALAGHRFAMVSGPNIIPSLAIVAALAAGGREYALQAFTAQAITGIAVAALGLVGVLGLVRKVWSPLVLGSMVLTVGLAIAGVGLEQLAALGFGWPFAFGLALAVGGAALSIRGRGLAATLAPLLIIGLGYLVFAATGALDWSLSAAAPTFVLPALFPYGLAMPPLDLLAVMLVVNLMAALNLFGNLRGYADVVGEEVPPRRERRSFAILGAVETGLAGVLGVPATVAYGENLGIVLLTRVAARAFIIVAAVVFILLAFLGPVGGFLAAMPGPIAGAVLLGVASTVIGIGASMMADAPEFGRREQTLVGFSVFLALGLYLLPEGAWSGVPTLVTTVLSNPVISVILFVIVMEQVILRKTKPRRSTPRQESGAPDRPARGDRGTTAR; encoded by the coding sequence ATGGCGGATGCGGATCTCGTCTACGCGCCCGACGAGAAGCCGAGATCCGCGTTCGACTGGGGCCTCTACAGCCTGCAATGGGTCGTCACGATGTTCTACGCGGTCGTGTGGGGCTACGCGATCGTCGGGCTCGGCCTTGGATTCGAAGGCGCCGAGTTCTCCGCCTACATGTCGGCGATCGTCCTGACGATCGGCGTCGGGACGCTCGCGCAGGCCCTCGCGGGCCATCGTTTCGCGATGGTCTCTGGACCGAACATCATCCCGTCCCTCGCAATCGTCGCGGCGCTTGCGGCCGGAGGACGCGAATACGCGCTCCAGGCGTTCACCGCCCAGGCGATCACGGGCATCGCCGTCGCCGCCCTGGGGCTCGTCGGCGTCCTCGGTCTCGTCCGGAAGGTGTGGAGCCCGCTCGTGCTCGGAAGCATGGTCTTGACGGTCGGCCTCGCGATCGCGGGCGTGGGCCTCGAGCAGCTCGCGGCCCTCGGCTTCGGGTGGCCCTTCGCCTTCGGCCTCGCGCTCGCCGTCGGCGGCGCGGCGCTCTCGATCCGTGGACGTGGCCTCGCGGCCACGCTCGCGCCGCTCCTCATCATCGGCCTCGGGTACCTCGTCTTCGCGGCGACCGGCGCGCTCGACTGGAGCCTTTCCGCGGCCGCGCCGACCTTCGTCCTCCCCGCCCTCTTCCCCTACGGCCTGGCGATGCCGCCGCTCGACCTTCTCGCGGTGATGCTCGTCGTCAACCTCATGGCGGCGCTCAACCTCTTCGGGAATCTCCGAGGCTACGCCGACGTCGTCGGCGAGGAGGTGCCGCCCCGTCGCGAGCGCCGCTCGTTCGCGATCCTCGGAGCGGTCGAAACCGGCCTCGCCGGAGTTCTCGGCGTTCCCGCCACGGTCGCGTACGGCGAGAATCTCGGGATCGTCCTCCTCACGCGCGTCGCGGCCCGCGCGTTCATCATCGTCGCGGCGGTCGTGTTCATCCTCCTCGCGTTTCTCGGTCCCGTCGGCGGCTTCCTCGCGGCCATGCCGGGCCCCATCGCCGGGGCCGTCCTCCTCGGCGTCGCCTCGACCGTCATCGGCATCGGGGCTTCGATGATGGCCGACGCGCCGGAGTTCGGACGCCGCGAGCAGACGCTCGTGGGCTTCTCCGTCTTCCTCGCCCTCGGCCTCTATCTCCTGCCCGAGGGCGCCTGGTCGGGGGTCCCCACGCTCGTCACCACGGTCCTCTCGAACCCCGTGATCAGCGTCATTCTCTTCGTCATCGTGATGGAGCAGGTCATCCTGCGCAAGACGAAGCCGCGGCGTTCTACGCCGCGCCAGGAATCGGGGGCGCCCGATCGACCGGCGCGCGGGGATCGCGGGACCACCGCGCGATGA
- a CDS encoding cysteine hydrolase, whose translation MAKETQATKRQGGSSEAEEHRPGATPRPGQKTYEAFMDAGRERVLEQVRKGYESFMETRTFKVPTWLYGPPKGTLFKVKCEDSPDFGETSHLEFDSGRTAFLSIDMQIDFAGDRGYVDVMGYPLENTARAIAPIQRSLEAVRGTDITVVHTREGHLPDLSDAPYNKLLRSKIIGNGVGIGEAPEGGLGRLLVRGDTNWDIIDELYPLPGEIVVDKAGKGALAVSTLFMRLQNQGITHLVITGITTDVCVDTIMTQANDLGFWCMLLKDCTGATDDKNYEAAVKMIKMQGGVFGWVSDSASFIQGLEEAGLARQGKGVRREPSGSS comes from the coding sequence ATGGCGAAGGAAACCCAGGCAACGAAAAGGCAGGGCGGATCGAGCGAAGCGGAGGAGCACCGGCCCGGCGCGACGCCGCGCCCCGGACAGAAGACCTACGAGGCCTTCATGGACGCCGGCCGGGAGCGCGTTCTCGAGCAGGTCCGCAAGGGCTACGAGTCGTTCATGGAGACGCGGACGTTCAAGGTCCCCACGTGGCTCTACGGCCCGCCCAAGGGGACGCTTTTCAAGGTCAAGTGCGAGGACAGCCCCGACTTCGGCGAAACGTCGCATCTCGAGTTCGATTCCGGCCGCACGGCCTTCCTGAGCATCGACATGCAGATCGACTTCGCGGGCGACCGCGGGTACGTGGACGTCATGGGTTACCCGCTCGAGAACACCGCCCGCGCGATCGCCCCCATCCAGCGGTCGCTCGAGGCCGTCCGGGGCACCGACATCACCGTCGTGCACACGCGCGAAGGCCACCTGCCGGACCTGAGCGACGCCCCGTACAACAAGCTTCTCAGGAGCAAGATCATCGGCAACGGCGTCGGCATCGGCGAAGCCCCCGAAGGCGGCCTGGGTCGACTGCTCGTGCGCGGCGACACCAACTGGGACATCATCGACGAGCTCTACCCGCTTCCCGGCGAGATCGTGGTCGACAAGGCCGGGAAGGGGGCGCTCGCCGTGAGCACGCTCTTCATGAGGCTCCAGAACCAGGGCATCACCCACCTCGTCATCACGGGCATCACGACGGACGTGTGCGTGGACACCATCATGACGCAGGCCAACGACCTCGGATTCTGGTGCATGCTCCTCAAGGACTGCACCGGCGCGACGGACGACAAGAACTACGAGGCCGCGGTCAAGATGATCAAGATGCAGGGCGGCGTCTTCGGCTGGGTCTCCGATTCGGCTTCCTTCATCCAGGGGCTCGAGGAGGCCGGACTGGCGCGCCAGGGCAAGGGCGTGCGACGCGAGCCGTCCGGGTCGTCGTGA
- a CDS encoding solute carrier family 23 protein, with the protein MSGSVAAGGDEEGRVVYGLDERPPTGRAVVYAFQHIFAMIVGSITGAVVIGTTIGLDDAAIGRLVGIINVAVGIATIAQVRWGVRLPVIQGSTSGHLPAYLALGSVGVALFQDATLTMQYIVGALLVGGVMEAAIGFGNVIPRLRRFVSPIAVGIVIMMVGLGLWPLVNDFIGDAWGVAIAVFVLVLVFSFAFGTTARTMAVFLAVIVGYGAAAAGTALGWFGAGHALHVDFGAIAAAPWFQAPTPFAWGAPRFDVGFILAMTIPYFATIFESFGDYLAVARSSGVETPSPRRISRGIATEGLASALSAILGGTATSSFSQNVGVVRLTGVASLFVCVLAGAILIALGIFGKLGATLGAVPRSILGAVYLVVFGVLVMTGLRLVLRARVTTSRNEAIIGTALLLGLALPAYVRENPIEAGETGVRVLANTFLATPMMVSGLWALVLDNLIPGTDEERGLVGWLEPSPGKP; encoded by the coding sequence GTGAGCGGCTCCGTCGCGGCCGGCGGCGACGAGGAAGGCCGCGTGGTCTACGGCCTCGACGAGCGCCCACCCACGGGGCGCGCCGTCGTGTATGCGTTCCAGCACATCTTCGCGATGATCGTGGGGAGCATCACGGGCGCGGTCGTGATCGGCACCACGATAGGCCTCGACGACGCCGCCATCGGCCGACTCGTGGGGATCATCAACGTCGCCGTGGGCATCGCCACGATCGCGCAGGTGCGCTGGGGGGTCCGCCTCCCCGTGATCCAGGGCTCGACCTCGGGACACCTTCCCGCCTACCTCGCGCTCGGATCGGTCGGCGTGGCGCTCTTCCAGGACGCGACGCTCACGATGCAGTACATCGTCGGCGCGCTCCTCGTCGGCGGCGTGATGGAGGCCGCGATCGGCTTCGGCAACGTGATCCCGAGGCTGCGGCGCTTCGTGTCGCCGATCGCCGTCGGCATCGTGATCATGATGGTCGGCCTCGGGCTCTGGCCGCTCGTCAACGACTTCATCGGCGACGCGTGGGGCGTCGCGATCGCCGTCTTCGTCCTCGTCCTCGTCTTCAGCTTCGCGTTCGGGACCACCGCCCGGACCATGGCCGTGTTCCTCGCCGTGATCGTGGGCTACGGCGCGGCCGCGGCCGGCACGGCCCTGGGATGGTTCGGCGCCGGCCACGCGCTCCACGTCGATTTCGGCGCCATCGCGGCCGCGCCCTGGTTCCAGGCGCCGACGCCCTTCGCGTGGGGCGCGCCCCGGTTCGACGTGGGCTTCATCCTGGCGATGACGATCCCCTATTTCGCGACGATCTTCGAGTCCTTCGGCGATTACCTCGCGGTCGCCCGGTCGAGCGGGGTCGAGACGCCGTCGCCGCGCAGGATCAGCCGCGGGATCGCGACCGAGGGGCTCGCGAGCGCCCTGAGCGCGATCCTCGGAGGCACCGCCACCAGCTCCTTTTCGCAGAACGTCGGCGTCGTGAGGCTCACGGGCGTCGCGAGCCTCTTCGTCTGCGTGCTCGCGGGCGCGATCCTGATCGCGCTCGGGATCTTCGGCAAGCTCGGCGCCACGCTCGGGGCCGTCCCGCGATCGATCCTGGGCGCGGTCTACCTCGTCGTCTTCGGCGTGCTGGTGATGACGGGGCTCCGGCTCGTCCTCAGGGCGCGCGTGACGACCTCCCGCAACGAGGCGATCATCGGCACCGCGCTCCTCCTCGGCCTCGCGCTGCCCGCCTACGTGCGCGAGAATCCCATCGAGGCGGGAGAAACGGGCGTCCGCGTCCTCGCGAACACGTTCCTCGCGACGCCCATGATGGTCTCGGGTCTTTGGGCGCTCGTGCTCGACAACCTGATCCCGGGAACGGACGAGGAACGGGGACTCGTCGGTTGGCTGGAGCCGTCCCCGGGGAAACCTTAA
- a CDS encoding carbon-nitrogen hydrolase — protein MANAKERKVTVGLVQMQARDEPASSLKRAIDLIGQAADKGAEIVLLQELFLTKYFCQTEDPANFDLAESVPGPTTDALAKVAKARGVVIVASLFERRAAGVYHNTAAVIDADGTFVGKYRKMHIPDDPRFYEKYYFTPGDLGFKAFDTKKGRIGVLVCWDQWYPEAARLAALAGAEILFYPTAIGYWPGEPDGIPDKQHQAWETIQRAHGVANGVYVAVANRIGVEDDLVFWGRSFVSDPLGTILAKGSDDKEEVVLATLDLGAIERTRQGWPFLRDRRIDAYGPITSRYLD, from the coding sequence ATGGCGAACGCGAAGGAGCGGAAGGTCACGGTCGGCCTCGTGCAGATGCAGGCGCGCGACGAGCCCGCCTCGTCCCTCAAGCGCGCGATCGATCTCATCGGGCAGGCCGCGGACAAGGGCGCGGAGATCGTGCTTCTGCAGGAGCTGTTCCTCACGAAGTACTTCTGCCAGACGGAGGACCCCGCGAACTTCGACCTCGCGGAGAGCGTCCCGGGCCCCACGACCGACGCGCTCGCGAAGGTCGCAAAGGCGCGCGGCGTCGTCATCGTCGCGAGCCTGTTCGAGCGCCGCGCGGCGGGCGTGTACCACAACACGGCCGCGGTCATCGACGCGGACGGCACGTTCGTCGGCAAGTACCGCAAGATGCACATCCCCGACGACCCGCGCTTCTACGAGAAGTACTACTTCACGCCGGGCGACCTCGGCTTCAAGGCCTTCGACACGAAGAAGGGCCGCATCGGCGTCCTCGTGTGCTGGGACCAGTGGTACCCCGAAGCCGCGCGCCTCGCCGCGCTCGCGGGCGCCGAGATTTTGTTCTATCCGACGGCGATCGGCTACTGGCCGGGCGAGCCGGACGGCATCCCCGACAAGCAGCACCAGGCGTGGGAAACGATCCAGCGCGCGCACGGCGTCGCGAACGGCGTCTACGTGGCCGTCGCGAACCGCATCGGCGTCGAGGACGATCTCGTCTTCTGGGGCCGCAGCTTCGTGTCGGATCCGCTCGGGACGATCCTCGCGAAGGGCTCCGACGACAAGGAGGAGGTCGTGCTCGCGACGCTCGACCTCGGCGCGATCGAGCGCACCCGGCAGGGGTGGCCCTTCCTGCGGGACCGCCGCATCGACGCCTACGGACCGATCACCTCGCGCTATCTTGACTGA
- a CDS encoding agmatine deiminase family protein encodes MTPTTPRAMGYRMPAEWEPHEATWLAWPHDPITWPDRVAQVEEIFLDFCEALAPHERVELLVKDENLLASVPKRLRARGVDEGRVRLHLVPTADSWIRDYGPIFLTRPGGPEPRLAATDWIFNAWGGKYDALLPDDDIPQRVRHLFPAGTPLFEPGIVMEGGSLDVNGAGTVLTTEQCLLNKNRNPKLSREDIEGYLRDYLGVSKVLWLGDGIEGDDTDGHVDDITRFVAPRKVVTVIEEDETDANHAPLAANLARLKEMTDQDGRRLDVATLPMPDFVGDEEGRLPASYANFYIANNVVLAPVFGHDADAEAVDVLKKLFPTRRIVPINCEPLVWGFGAIHCVTQQQPKV; translated from the coding sequence ATGACGCCGACGACCCCCCGCGCGATGGGCTACCGCATGCCGGCCGAGTGGGAGCCCCACGAAGCCACGTGGCTCGCGTGGCCGCACGACCCGATCACCTGGCCCGACCGCGTGGCGCAGGTCGAGGAGATCTTCCTCGACTTCTGCGAGGCGCTCGCGCCGCACGAGCGCGTCGAGCTCCTCGTGAAGGACGAAAACCTCCTCGCGAGCGTGCCGAAACGCCTCCGCGCGCGCGGCGTCGACGAGGGGCGCGTGCGCCTGCACCTCGTCCCCACCGCCGACTCGTGGATCCGCGACTACGGCCCCATCTTCCTCACGCGCCCCGGCGGTCCCGAGCCCCGGCTCGCCGCGACCGACTGGATCTTCAACGCCTGGGGCGGCAAGTACGACGCGCTCCTCCCGGACGACGACATCCCGCAGCGGGTTCGGCACCTCTTCCCCGCGGGCACGCCGCTCTTCGAGCCGGGCATCGTGATGGAAGGCGGCTCGCTCGACGTGAACGGCGCGGGCACGGTGCTCACGACGGAGCAATGCCTTCTCAACAAGAACCGCAACCCGAAGCTCTCGCGCGAGGACATCGAGGGTTACCTGCGGGACTACCTCGGCGTTTCCAAGGTGCTGTGGCTCGGCGACGGCATCGAGGGCGACGACACGGACGGCCACGTCGACGACATCACGCGTTTCGTCGCGCCCCGCAAGGTCGTGACGGTGATCGAAGAGGACGAGACGGACGCGAACCACGCGCCGCTCGCGGCGAACCTCGCGCGCCTGAAGGAGATGACGGACCAGGACGGCCGCAGGCTCGACGTCGCGACGCTCCCGATGCCCGACTTCGTCGGCGACGAGGAGGGCCGGCTCCCGGCGAGCTACGCGAACTTCTACATCGCGAACAACGTCGTGCTCGCCCCGGTTTTCGGCCACGATGCGGACGCCGAGGCCGTGGACGTGCTGAAGAAGCTCTTCCCGACGCGGCGCATCGTGCCGATCAACTGCGAGCCGCTCGTGTGGGGCTTCGGCGCCATCCACTGCGTGACGCAGCAGCAGCCGAAGGTGTGA
- a CDS encoding heavy metal-associated domain-containing protein: protein MRRVALEVDTLRCEADEAAILDEVLAQEGVLAAEVDLASERVSLAFDEHVTTKAALLGHLRFFGLTPRPARPL from the coding sequence ATGAGGCGCGTCGCGCTCGAGGTCGACACGCTCCGCTGCGAAGCGGACGAGGCGGCCATCCTCGACGAGGTGCTCGCCCAGGAAGGCGTGCTCGCGGCCGAAGTGGACCTCGCGTCCGAGCGCGTCTCGCTCGCCTTCGACGAGCACGTCACCACGAAGGCCGCCCTGCTCGGTCACCTCCGTTTCTTCGGTCTAACCCCTCGCCCGGCCCGCCCCTTGTAG